In Bartonella bovis 91-4, the following proteins share a genomic window:
- the parE gene encoding DNA topoisomerase IV subunit B translates to MSDNNKDLFSILNKAQLRMETKANNQKTPINSKAIPSKAPVSASKDNAEMNNYNASSIRVLEGLEPVRLRPGMYIGGTDSKALHHLFSEIIDNAMDEAVAGYADLIDVSLDKDGYLTVMDNGRGIPIENHPQMPDKSTLEVIMTQLHSGGKFDGKAYQTSGGLHGVGISVVNALSDDMEVEVARERKLYRQCFSRGIPQSGLQDLGDVYNRRGTRVRFHPDSKIFGEKTVFEPEKIYKMARSKAYLFSGVKIRWSCDPIVLEGINNIPEKATFHFPDGLKDYLSSLLNDKYCITTEIFSGKIKQLANHGSVEWAVAWHNGDAGIQSYCNTIPTREGGTHETGLRQALLRGLKAYAELIGNKRATIITSDDVMASTIAVLSVFIREPEFVGQTKDRLATIEVQRIVENAIRDPFDHWLANSPQEATKLLDWVIERAEERVKRRQDREINRKTAVRKLRLPGKLADCSQNSAAGAELFIVEGDSAGGSAKQARNRANQAILPLRGKILNVASAAREKMITSQTISDLILVLGCGTRSKYREDNLRYERIIIMTDADVDGAHIASLLITFFFQEMPELIRGGHLYLAVPPLYRISQGGKVAYARNDAHKDELLKTEFTGKAKIEIGRFKGLGEMRAQQLKETTMHPQKRTLLRISIDALEMQKTKETVESLMGSKPEARFRFIQENSTFAHNLDI, encoded by the coding sequence ATGAGCGATAATAATAAAGATCTTTTTAGTATTTTAAATAAAGCTCAGCTTCGTATGGAAACGAAAGCAAATAATCAGAAAACTCCAATAAATTCAAAAGCAATACCTTCAAAGGCACCTGTATCTGCTTCTAAGGATAATGCGGAAATGAATAACTACAATGCATCATCCATCCGAGTACTTGAAGGTTTGGAACCTGTACGTTTGCGACCTGGAATGTACATCGGTGGAACAGATAGCAAAGCACTTCATCATTTATTTTCTGAAATCATTGATAACGCGATGGATGAAGCTGTTGCTGGTTACGCTGATTTAATTGATGTATCACTGGATAAAGATGGTTATTTAACAGTTATGGATAATGGACGTGGAATCCCCATTGAAAACCATCCTCAAATGCCAGATAAATCTACCCTTGAAGTCATTATGACACAACTTCACTCAGGGGGAAAATTTGATGGGAAAGCTTATCAAACCTCTGGTGGTTTACATGGAGTAGGTATTTCCGTTGTTAACGCTCTTTCTGATGATATGGAAGTTGAAGTAGCACGGGAACGCAAACTTTACCGTCAGTGTTTCTCACGTGGTATTCCTCAATCTGGATTACAAGATTTAGGTGATGTTTACAACCGCCGCGGTACGCGAGTTCGTTTTCATCCTGATAGTAAAATTTTTGGTGAAAAAACAGTTTTTGAACCAGAAAAAATTTACAAAATGGCGCGTTCTAAAGCCTATCTTTTCAGTGGAGTTAAAATTCGCTGGAGTTGTGATCCCATAGTACTTGAAGGTATCAATAATATTCCTGAAAAAGCTACTTTTCATTTTCCAGATGGGCTTAAAGATTATTTATCATCATTATTAAATGATAAATATTGTATAACAACTGAAATCTTTTCTGGTAAAATAAAACAACTTGCTAATCATGGCTCAGTTGAATGGGCGGTAGCTTGGCATAACGGTGATGCTGGTATACAATCCTACTGCAACACTATTCCTACACGAGAAGGTGGAACACATGAAACAGGGCTGCGGCAAGCTCTTCTGCGTGGACTGAAAGCTTATGCTGAATTAATAGGAAACAAGCGTGCTACTATTATTACTTCTGATGATGTTATGGCATCAACCATTGCAGTGCTTTCAGTCTTTATTAGAGAACCTGAATTTGTTGGACAAACTAAAGATCGATTAGCTACAATTGAAGTGCAACGTATTGTTGAAAATGCAATACGCGATCCTTTTGACCATTGGCTTGCTAATTCTCCACAAGAGGCAACAAAACTTCTCGATTGGGTTATTGAACGAGCTGAAGAACGTGTAAAACGACGTCAAGATAGAGAAATAAATCGAAAAACAGCTGTGCGTAAATTACGTCTGCCAGGTAAATTAGCAGATTGCAGCCAAAATTCTGCCGCTGGCGCTGAATTATTTATTGTTGAAGGAGATTCGGCTGGCGGTTCTGCCAAACAAGCACGTAATAGAGCAAACCAAGCAATTTTACCTCTTCGGGGAAAAATTTTAAACGTAGCTAGTGCTGCACGTGAGAAGATGATTACAAGCCAAACAATTAGTGATCTTATCCTTGTGCTTGGATGTGGAACACGTTCTAAATATCGTGAAGATAATCTCAGATATGAACGTATTATTATTATGACTGACGCAGATGTTGATGGTGCACATATTGCTTCACTCTTAATAACCTTTTTCTTTCAAGAAATGCCAGAGCTCATCCGTGGGGGGCATTTATATCTTGCTGTACCTCCTCTTTACAGAATATCACAAGGAGGAAAAGTAGCTTATGCACGTAATGATGCTCATAAGGACGAATTGCTAAAAACAGAATTTACTGGAAAAGCTAAAATTGAAATCGGGCGTTTCAAGGGCCTTGGAGAAATGCGCGCGCAACAGCTTAAAGAAACAACTATGCATCCCCAAAAACGCACACTTTTGCGCATTTCTATCGATGCACTTGAAATGCAAAAAACTAAAGAGACAGTAGAAAGTTTAATGGGGTCAAAACCAGAAGCACGATTTCGATTCATACAGGAAAATTCAACTTTTGCCCATAATCTCGATATCTAA
- the lipB gene encoding lipoyl(octanoyl) transferase LipB: protein MTFKLNRTDRDHLLHDFKTTYPSSPVEWKISDGLIEYPEALCYMQERVENISAKTAHEQIWLLEHPPLYTAGTSANKKDLLAPNLFPVYEAGRGGEFTYHGPGQRIAYIMLDLKRRKQDIRAFISALEQWIIQMLAQFNIKGERREDRIGVWVTRPDRPQTIKGIPCEDKIAAIGIRIRKWVSFHGIAINVDPNLNHYSGIVPCGIADYGVTSLIDLGLPVTIHDVDIALKQTFEQIFGPTIDIS from the coding sequence ATGACATTTAAATTAAACCGTACTGATCGTGACCATTTATTGCATGATTTTAAAACAACCTATCCTAGCTCACCGGTCGAGTGGAAAATAAGTGATGGTTTAATCGAATATCCGGAAGCACTCTGTTATATGCAAGAGCGTGTGGAAAATATTTCTGCAAAAACCGCACATGAACAAATTTGGCTTCTTGAACATCCTCCCCTTTATACAGCTGGTACAAGCGCCAACAAAAAGGATCTTCTAGCACCTAATTTATTTCCTGTATATGAAGCTGGCCGTGGTGGTGAATTTACATATCATGGCCCCGGACAGCGTATTGCTTATATTATGCTTGATCTGAAACGCCGAAAGCAAGATATACGCGCCTTTATTAGTGCATTAGAACAGTGGATTATTCAGATGCTTGCACAATTTAATATTAAAGGTGAACGTCGTGAAGATAGAATTGGTGTTTGGGTTACACGACCAGATCGTCCACAAACAATAAAAGGTATCCCTTGTGAAGATAAAATCGCTGCTATTGGTATCCGCATACGTAAGTGGGTAAGTTTTCATGGAATTGCTATCAATGTTGATCCTAACTTAAATCATTACTCAGGAATTGTCCCATGCGGAATTGCAGATTATGGTGTAACAAGCTTAATTGATCTAGGCTTACCTGTAACAATACATGATGTTGATATTGCGCTAAAACAAACATTTGAACAAATTTTTGGTCCAACAATTGATATTTCTTAA
- a CDS encoding outer membrane protein, which yields MNTKCLISTSIITLFTASAAQAADIIVPQESRPIVSPPSKMSKQVLPPVEMNPNSDAPPVISAPTFSWNGFYLGGQIGGFSGKTSINLYAKKETGTREWTPVEKDKLPQLSGFMGGLYAGANVDLGNSLVLGVDTDIVWSNKQDTKIVARRKSEELEEIEGVEEVEELAERTRRQIEGVQMDSREISVSPAKEEKRVRRSKRSRGETGPAGPTSSISSVAAQEVNIREVRSEEGRQNLEKQSSQQVRKERLQIQEARPLISSAMRVRETKQVQVDEEEIADEVYSNTLKQKWSGATRVRIGFSVDRVMPYIAGGVAYAQIQNTLSKSIEILSKEIPSSSVSDTKMMVGYTLGGGVDFAMADNVILRAEYRYSDFGKQKFAKDELEIDYQTNDFRVGVAYKF from the coding sequence ATGAACACAAAATGTTTAATTAGCACATCTATTATCACTCTATTTACAGCTTCTGCAGCACAAGCAGCAGATATTATAGTACCTCAAGAATCGAGGCCCATCGTTTCACCTCCTAGTAAAATGTCAAAACAAGTTTTACCGCCAGTTGAAATGAATCCGAACTCTGATGCTCCACCAGTTATCTCTGCACCTACTTTCTCTTGGAATGGTTTTTATCTTGGAGGGCAGATTGGTGGCTTCTCAGGTAAAACTAGCATCAATTTATACGCTAAAAAAGAGACCGGCACGAGAGAATGGACTCCTGTTGAAAAAGATAAATTACCTCAACTTTCTGGTTTTATGGGTGGTCTTTATGCAGGAGCCAATGTCGATCTAGGAAATAGCCTTGTTCTAGGTGTTGATACGGATATAGTTTGGTCCAATAAACAGGATACAAAAATTGTTGCAAGAAGGAAATCTGAAGAACTAGAAGAAATAGAAGGGGTAGAGGAAGTAGAAGAACTAGCAGAAAGGACAAGGCGTCAAATTGAAGGTGTACAGATGGATAGTAGAGAAATCTCAGTATCTCCTGCAAAAGAAGAGAAAAGAGTAAGGAGAAGTAAACGTAGTAGAGGTGAAACAGGTCCAGCGGGCCCTACTAGTTCTATAAGCTCTGTAGCAGCACAAGAGGTCAATATTCGAGAAGTTCGTAGTGAAGAAGGAAGACAGAATTTAGAAAAACAATCTTCACAGCAAGTAAGAAAAGAAAGGCTTCAAATACAAGAAGCTAGACCTTTAATTTCATCTGCAATGCGTGTAAGGGAAACAAAGCAAGTACAAGTAGATGAGGAGGAAATTGCTGATGAAGTCTATAGTAACACTTTAAAACAAAAATGGTCTGGTGCTACACGGGTACGTATAGGCTTTTCAGTTGATCGTGTGATGCCTTATATTGCTGGCGGTGTTGCTTATGCGCAGATTCAAAATACTCTTTCCAAATCAATTGAGATATTGAGTAAAGAAATACCTTCTTCTAGCGTATCAGATACAAAAATGATGGTAGGTTATACTCTTGGTGGTGGTGTTGATTTTGCAATGGCTGATAATGTTATCTTACGTGCGGAATATCGTTATTCAGATTTTGGTAAGCAGAAATTCGCTAAGGATGAATTAGAAATTGATTACCAAACCAATGATTTTCGGGTTGGTGTTGCTTATAAATTCTAA
- a CDS encoding NADH-quinone oxidoreductase subunit A — protein MTHLLSSYLPVLIFIIISAVIAGALLITPYIVAYRAPDPEKLSAYECGFNSFDDARMKFDIRFYLVSILFIIFDLEVAFLFPWAVSFGSIGMLGFWSMMIFLAILTIGFIYEWKKGALEWD, from the coding sequence ATGACTCATTTGTTGAGTTCCTACTTACCAGTATTGATTTTTATTATTATTTCAGCAGTTATTGCGGGAGCTCTTTTAATTACACCTTACATTGTGGCTTATCGTGCCCCTGACCCTGAAAAATTATCAGCTTATGAATGTGGGTTTAACTCTTTTGATGATGCCCGCATGAAATTTGATATTCGGTTTTATTTAGTTTCAATTTTATTTATTATTTTTGATCTTGAAGTTGCTTTTCTTTTTCCTTGGGCCGTTTCGTTTGGTTCAATAGGTATGTTGGGTTTTTGGTCAATGATGATATTTTTAGCAATTTTGACGATTGGATTTATATATGAGTGGAAAAAGGGGGCTCTTGAATGGGATTAA
- a CDS encoding NuoB/complex I 20 kDa subunit family protein codes for MGLILNNSTVVTPKSKKVIGLNTGELIDSHDKFFHDINTELSDKGFLVTSTDALITWARTGSLMWMSFGLACCAVEMMQCSMPHYDNERFGYAPRASPRQSDVMVVAGTLTNKMAPALRKVYDQMPEPRYVISMGSCANGGGYYHYSYSVVRGCDRIVPVDIYIPGCPPTAEALLYGILLLQKKIRRTGSIER; via the coding sequence ATGGGATTAATATTAAATAATTCAACAGTTGTAACTCCAAAGTCAAAAAAGGTGATAGGGTTGAATACTGGTGAGTTGATAGATTCTCATGATAAATTTTTTCATGATATAAATACTGAATTGTCTGATAAGGGTTTTTTAGTAACTTCAACAGATGCTTTGATAACTTGGGCGCGTACTGGCTCATTGATGTGGATGAGTTTTGGTTTAGCTTGTTGTGCTGTTGAGATGATGCAATGTTCGATGCCTCATTATGATAATGAGCGTTTTGGGTATGCACCGCGTGCTTCACCTCGTCAATCAGATGTGATGGTGGTTGCTGGTACTCTAACCAACAAAATGGCTCCTGCTTTACGTAAAGTTTATGATCAAATGCCTGAACCGCGTTATGTAATTTCCATGGGATCGTGTGCAAATGGTGGTGGCTATTACCATTATTCTTATTCAGTTGTGCGTGGATGTGATCGTATAGTACCGGTAGATATTTATATTCCGGGGTGTCCTCCTACAGCAGAAGCGTTGCTTTACGGTATATTGTTATTGCAAAAAAAAATCCGTCGTACTGGGTCTATAGAGCGATAG
- a CDS encoding NADH-quinone oxidoreductase subunit C, with protein sequence MFESLNELAAYLKNQLGDKVEESVLAFGELTIVSRLDAITDVLMFVRDDSRCQFVNITDVSGVDYPSRNKRFDVSYQLLSPRHNLRLRIKVRTDENVPVPSACSIYPGAEWYERETYDMYGILFSGHPDLRRILTDYGFEGHPLRKDFPVTGFVECRYDNEVKRVIYEPVVLRQEMRNFDFLSPWEGTEYILPGDEKISSEK encoded by the coding sequence ATGTTTGAATCGTTAAATGAGCTTGCTGCCTATTTGAAAAATCAATTAGGAGATAAAGTGGAAGAAAGTGTGCTTGCGTTTGGCGAATTGACGATTGTGTCACGTCTTGATGCAATTACTGATGTCTTAATGTTTGTGCGTGATGATTCTCGCTGTCAGTTTGTTAATATTACAGACGTTAGCGGTGTTGATTATCCTTCTCGAAATAAGCGTTTTGATGTTTCTTATCAATTATTATCTCCTCGTCACAATTTGCGGTTGCGTATTAAAGTGCGGACTGATGAAAATGTGCCAGTTCCTTCTGCGTGCTCAATTTATCCTGGGGCAGAGTGGTATGAACGTGAAACATACGATATGTATGGTATTTTATTTTCTGGTCATCCCGATTTGAGGCGTATTTTGACTGATTATGGGTTTGAAGGGCATCCTTTACGTAAAGATTTTCCGGTGACAGGATTCGTTGAATGTCGTTATGATAATGAAGTTAAAAGAGTGATCTATGAGCCTGTTGTTTTGCGGCAAGAAATGCGTAATTTTGATTTTCTTTCACCTTGGGAAGGTACTGAATATATTTTGCCGGGTGATGAAAAGATAAGCAGTGAAAAATGA
- a CDS encoding NADH-quinone oxidoreductase subunit D encodes MAEVNVRNFNINFGPQHPAAHGVLRMVLELDGEVVERVDPHIGLLHRGTEKLMETKTYLQACPYLDRLDYVAPMNQEHAFVLAIEKLLSVEVPKRGQLIRVLFSEIGRILNHLLNVTTQAMDVGALTPPLWGFEQRERLMIFYERACGARLHANYFRPGGVHRDLPESLIEDIGNFIDPFLVALGNLDALITPNRIFKQRNVDIGVVTSDEAWARGFSGVMIRGAGVAWDLRKSQPYECYDEMEFDIPVGKNSDCYDRYLIRMEEMRQSAKIMCQCVNRLLSTERNGPVSNLDHKIVPPKRNEMKNSMEALIHHFKLYTEGFHTPPGEVYAAVEAPKGEFGVYLVSDGTNKPYRVKLRAPGFAHLQAMDFLTRGHMLADATAILGSIDIVFGEVDR; translated from the coding sequence GTGGCTGAAGTCAATGTCCGAAACTTTAATATCAATTTTGGTCCTCAACATCCTGCCGCGCATGGTGTTTTGCGTATGGTTCTCGAGTTGGATGGTGAAGTTGTTGAACGTGTAGATCCGCATATTGGGTTATTGCATCGTGGTACTGAAAAGTTGATGGAAACAAAAACTTATCTTCAGGCGTGCCCTTATTTGGATCGTTTGGATTATGTTGCTCCTATGAATCAGGAGCATGCTTTTGTACTTGCTATTGAAAAATTATTAAGTGTTGAGGTTCCTAAACGAGGACAGCTAATCCGTGTTTTATTTTCTGAAATCGGACGCATTCTTAACCATTTACTTAATGTGACAACACAGGCGATGGATGTTGGTGCTTTAACACCACCACTTTGGGGATTTGAGCAGCGTGAACGTTTGATGATTTTTTATGAACGTGCATGCGGTGCACGTCTTCATGCCAATTATTTTCGTCCTGGTGGTGTGCATAGAGATTTGCCGGAATCTTTAATTGAAGATATTGGTAATTTTATTGATCCATTTCTTGTTGCTCTTGGTAATCTTGATGCGCTTATAACGCCAAATCGAATTTTTAAACAACGAAATGTAGATATTGGAGTAGTAACTAGTGATGAGGCTTGGGCGCGTGGTTTTTCTGGGGTAATGATTCGCGGTGCGGGTGTTGCGTGGGATTTGCGTAAAAGCCAGCCTTATGAATGTTATGATGAAATGGAATTTGATATTCCTGTTGGTAAAAATAGTGATTGTTATGATCGTTATCTCATTCGTATGGAAGAAATGCGTCAATCAGCAAAAATTATGTGCCAGTGTGTGAATCGTCTGCTTAGTACTGAAAGAAATGGGCCGGTTTCAAATTTGGATCATAAAATTGTGCCACCAAAACGTAATGAAATGAAAAATTCAATGGAGGCACTTATTCATCACTTTAAACTTTACACGGAAGGGTTTCATACTCCTCCTGGTGAAGTTTATGCTGCTGTAGAAGCTCCAAAGGGTGAATTTGGTGTCTATCTTGTTTCTGATGGTACAAATAAGCCTTATCGTGTTAAATTGCGTGCTCCTGGTTTTGCACATCTTCAAGCTATGGATTTTCTAACTCGGGGTCATATGCTTGCAGATGCAACAGCTATTTTAGGTTCAATTGATATTGTTTTTGGGGAGGTTGATCGCTAA
- the nuoE gene encoding NADH-quinone oxidoreductase subunit NuoE — MSVRRLADDVHQPSKFSFTKENQVWAQNTIAKYPVGREQSAVIPLLMRAQEQEGWVTRAAIEYIAQMLSMAYIRVLEIATFYTQFQLKPVGTKAHIQVCGTTPCMLRGSDDLIKVCQKKIHSEPFVTNKDGTLSWEEVECLGACVNAPMVMIFKDTYEDLTAERLEEIIDAFKAGKNSDIAVGPQNGRKSSEPIDGLTSLIDENEGKKKSSKLSKKR; from the coding sequence ATGTCTGTACGTCGTCTCGCAGATGACGTCCACCAACCATCAAAGTTTTCTTTTACAAAAGAAAATCAAGTGTGGGCGCAAAATACTATAGCAAAATATCCTGTGGGTCGTGAGCAGTCAGCTGTAATTCCCCTCTTAATGCGCGCTCAAGAGCAAGAAGGTTGGGTAACACGTGCTGCAATTGAGTATATTGCTCAAATGCTTTCAATGGCTTATATCCGCGTTTTAGAAATTGCTACTTTTTATACTCAGTTTCAACTTAAACCAGTTGGAACAAAAGCTCATATTCAAGTTTGTGGTACTACTCCTTGTATGTTACGTGGTTCTGATGACTTAATTAAAGTTTGCCAAAAAAAAATTCACTCTGAGCCTTTTGTTACTAACAAAGATGGAACCTTATCGTGGGAAGAGGTAGAGTGTCTTGGTGCCTGTGTTAATGCCCCAATGGTTATGATTTTTAAGGATACTTATGAAGATCTTACAGCAGAACGTCTTGAAGAAATTATAGATGCATTTAAGGCAGGGAAAAATTCTGATATAGCTGTGGGGCCGCAGAATGGTCGTAAATCATCGGAACCTATAGATGGTTTAACTTCTTTAATTGATGAGAATGAGGGGAAGAAGAAGTCATCAAAACTTTCAAAGAAAAGATAA
- the nuoF gene encoding NADH-quinone oxidoreductase subunit NuoF — MLTDKDRIFTNIYGLKDKSLKGAMLRGHWDNTKTIIEKGRDWIVDEVKKSGLRGRGGAGFPTGMKWSFMPKQSDGRPHYLVVNADESEPGTCKDRDILRHDPHTLIEGCVIATFAIGANVAFIYIRGEYIREREALQAAIDECYNAGLLGKSTKYGHACDIIVHHGAGAYICGEETALLESLEGKKGQPRLKPPFPANMGVYGCPTIVNNVESIAVIPTILRRGASWFSSIGRLNNVGTKLFMISGHVNAPCTFEEALGVSFRELIEKHTGGIRGGWSNLLAVIPGGASCPVVRGEDMIDAVMDFDGMRDVGSSFGTGGVIVMDKSTDIIKAIWRIAAFFKHESCGQCTPCREGTGWMMRLLGRMVEGRAQKREIDLLFEVSKQVEGHTICALGDAAAWPVQGLIRNFRSEIERRIDNYTRNVVQSRNVALEVVE, encoded by the coding sequence ATGCTAACTGATAAAGATCGCATTTTCACTAACATTTATGGTTTAAAAGATAAATCATTAAAAGGTGCAATGCTGCGTGGGCATTGGGATAATACTAAGACGATTATAGAAAAAGGCCGTGACTGGATTGTTGATGAGGTAAAAAAGTCGGGGTTGCGTGGTCGTGGTGGTGCTGGTTTTCCTACTGGCATGAAGTGGTCTTTTATGCCGAAACAGAGTGATGGTCGGCCACATTATTTAGTCGTGAATGCAGATGAATCAGAGCCTGGAACATGCAAAGACCGCGATATTTTGCGGCATGATCCTCATACTTTAATTGAAGGATGTGTTATTGCTACTTTTGCAATAGGGGCAAATGTTGCTTTTATTTATATTCGTGGTGAATATATTCGTGAGCGTGAAGCGCTTCAAGCTGCAATTGATGAATGTTATAATGCTGGTTTGCTCGGTAAAAGTACTAAATATGGGCATGCTTGCGATATTATTGTTCATCATGGTGCTGGGGCGTACATTTGTGGTGAGGAAACAGCTCTTTTAGAAAGTCTTGAAGGAAAAAAAGGGCAGCCTCGGCTTAAACCACCATTTCCTGCAAATATGGGGGTTTATGGTTGCCCGACGATCGTTAACAATGTGGAATCTATAGCAGTTATTCCAACGATTTTGCGTCGGGGTGCTTCATGGTTTTCATCAATCGGTCGTTTAAATAATGTTGGAACAAAATTGTTTATGATTTCTGGTCATGTCAACGCTCCTTGTACATTTGAAGAAGCTTTAGGTGTTTCGTTCCGTGAATTAATTGAAAAGCACACCGGAGGTATTCGTGGTGGATGGAGTAATCTTTTAGCGGTTATTCCAGGTGGGGCTTCTTGTCCGGTTGTTCGGGGTGAAGATATGATAGATGCAGTCATGGATTTTGATGGAATGCGTGATGTTGGGTCTTCTTTTGGCACAGGTGGTGTGATTGTTATGGATAAATCAACAGATATTATTAAGGCAATCTGGCGTATAGCAGCTTTTTTTAAACATGAAAGTTGTGGACAGTGTACACCGTGTCGTGAAGGTACTGGTTGGATGATGCGCCTTTTAGGGCGTATGGTTGAAGGAAGAGCTCAAAAACGTGAGATTGACCTTTTATTTGAAGTTTCTAAACAGGTTGAGGGGCATACTATTTGCGCACTTGGTGATGCTGCAGCATGGCCTGTACAAGGATTGATACGTAATTTTCGTTCAGAGATTGAGCGAAGAATTGATAATTATACGCGAAATGTGGTTCAGAGCAGAAATGTTGCTTTGGAAGTAGTAGAATGA